In Lodderomyces elongisporus chromosome 1, complete sequence, a genomic segment contains:
- a CDS encoding uncharacterized protein (BUSCO:EOG092656IY) translates to MTTNGDKELNEIWKSLQESDSSLDLKRKEVLTSIQQNTELNDFPHKLAIMTALDELIGCFALGGQFKNYYRYGSYDSCQRQREKFWFAMKHGSMFESGGQEKPIEELSEKELNSRIKIQEFYKKRLLEDKAKGSSEDIWDARKELVDYPFR, encoded by the coding sequence ATGACGACGAATGGGGATAAGGAATTGAATGAGATATGGAAGTCATTACAAGAGTCAGATAGCTCTCTTGACTTGAAGAGAAAGGAAGTTCTTACATCGATCCAACAGAATACTGAATTAAATGATTTTCCCCACAAACTCGCCATCATGACAGCATTGGATGAACTTATTGGCTGTTTTGCACTTGGTGGGCAATTTAAAAACTACTATAGATATGGCTCGTATGACTCGTGTCAGcgacagagagagaagtTCTGGTTTGCAATGAAGCATGGCTCGATGTTTGAAAGCGGAGGACAGGAGAAGCCTATCGAAGAGCTCAGCGAGAAAGAGTTGAACAGTAGAATCAAGATCCAGGAGTTTTATAAAAAGAGGCTATTGGAGGATAAAGCTAAAGGTAGTTCAGAGGATATATGGGATGCTAGGAAAGAATTAGTGGATTATCCATTTAGGTGA
- the SLD7 gene encoding Chromosomal DNA replication protein (similar to YOR060C) produces the protein MPSGYKGYFKLKAVSRIKYLSIPVYLVSGKSNFTIFTNNADTEAYFKSQIVDGKPNQSSIGDDVGLLAKLNSSKYIVFYYSMHHVKSFEIDFALLERLQKTMKNKQLQNNTFILDPKEDSPSHPSAIFEKVLQKKQQQRLGSNPFLVQNAGSKSRSLSSLSTNESITMALNKLISSGLRLRGLSLNQASSTNEKLKIKEIHQMTSKAALFSLRKYNTISNSSNASSNNNTREGESRRKHPIQLSDLQETVETLLHLFVDLE, from the coding sequence ATGCCTTCCGGATATAAAGGTTACTTTAAATTAAAAGCTGTGTCAAGAATAAAGTATTTAAGTATTCCGGTGTATCTAGTATCGGGTAAGAGTAATTTCACAATATTCACGAACAATGCTGATACCGAAGCATATTTCAAAAGTCAGATAGTGGATGGAAAACCTAATCAGAGCAGTATTGGTGATGATGTAGGCCTTCTTGCAAAACTCAACTCTTCAAAGTACATTGTCTTTTACTATAGCATGCACCATGTGAAATCATTCGAGATTGACTTTGCGCTTCTTGAAAGATTACAAAAGACtatgaaaaacaaacagtTGCAAAATAACACATTTATACTTGATCCAAAGGAAGATCTGCCGAGTCATCCATCtgcaatttttgaaaaagtcttacaaaagaaacaacagcagAGGCTAGGGTCCAATCCTTTCTTAGTACAAAATGCTGGGCTGAAGCTGCGGCTGTTGCTGTCTCTCTCCACTAATGAATCAATCACGATGGCTTTAAATAAGCTCATTTCGTCGGGACTTCGATTGAGAGGTTTATCATTGAATCAAGCCTCATCGACAAAcgaaaagttgaaaatcAAGGAGATTCATCAAATGACGCTGAAAGCTGCCTTGTTCTCTTTGAGAAAGTATAACACCATTAGCAATAGTAGTAACGCCAGCAGCAATAATAACACGCGTGAAGGGGAATCGAGAAGAAAACATCCTATACAGCTATCTGATTTACAAGAAACTGTTGAAACTTTACTACATTTGTTTGTCGATCTCGAATAA
- the RHO3 gene encoding Rho GTPase (BUSCO:EOG09264YNR): MPLCGSSPKTIHRKIVILGDGACGKTSLLNVFTRGYFPQVYEPTVFENYVHDIFIDGQSVQLSLWDTAGQEEFDRLRSLSYSDTHCIMLCFSVDSPDSLENVQSKWVGEIADNCEGVKLVLVALKTDLRDDEDDEDNINAGNDQHHYQQNTNNPYAAPKRLITYDEGLAVAKKVGALRYLECSAKKNKRVNEAFSEAARCALDAKPKGANDNEQEKKGCILM, from the exons ATGCCGCTCTGTGGAAGCTCACCCAAGACAA TCCATAGAAAGATTGTTATTCTAGGAGATGGTGCCTGTGGTAAAACATCACTATTGAATGTGTTTACAAGAGGTTACTTCCCGCAGGTGTATGAACCAACAGTGTTTGAGAATTATGTACACGATATTTTCATTGACGGTCAGTCAGTGCAGCTTTCACTATGGGACACGGCTGGACAGGAAGAATTCGATAGGTTGCGATCACTTTCGTACTCTGATACACATTGTATAATGTTGTGTTTCTCAGTAGACTCGCCCGATTCATTGGAGAATGTACAGTCTAAATGGGTCGGCGAGATTGCAGACAATTGTGAAGGTGTCAAATTGGTATTAGTGGCATTAAAGACTGATTTAAGAGACGATGAAGACGACGAGGACAACATAAATGCGGGAAATGACCAGCATCATTACCAACAAAATACGAATAATCCCTATGCCGCGCCAAAGAGGTTGATCACTTATGATGAAGGACTCGCAGTGGCGAAAAAAGTTGGTGCATTGAGATATCTAGAATGCtcagcaaaaaagaataaacgTGTTAATGAAGCATTTTCAGAAGCTGCTCGATGTGCACTCGATGCTAAACCAAAAGGAGCTAACGATaatgaacaagaaaagaagggtTGCATCTTGATGTAA
- the GNT1 gene encoding N-acetylglucosaminyltransferase has translation MQYATNYEYLNLAILNFVQLRKAQTQIPNLVILYDEILQFYDSDRWSDLFQVANYHGITMRPTSLIKSNYDDQSPWAASFTKLQVFVQDDFDRIVYIDADSMFVNSSFVAGGKAINKMNGVSHIDELFKIPQEFDVALPQAYWLNHIVEGKSPPKYTQPVIEIPTKRTHKLQMRKLVNELNKSQDWRILPSLVYEDHKFENFNDFFANHVMVIKPSKDVYNELLKYVFNPWYWSLTNRKNVKKSSDYDMEILNKYLDTKLRKGAINVGILPHRVYGVLTGEFGEEWHARFITEPQYLPFVKKRSNKGWDPVSIFSKVKLVHFSDSPIPKPWEEERENANQESQGGKYYDTKRTFCKTSNLTEYHEKFPHFKPRLVEDCVSVDIWNWIRKKFKESQKDLWFC, from the coding sequence ATGCAATATGCTACAAACTACGAGTATTTGAATTTAGCAATTTTAAACTTTGTTCAACTTAGAAAAGCCCAGACTCAGATACCAAATCTCGTCATTTTGTATGATGAGATACTTCAATTTTATGATAGTGATCGATGGAGTGATTTATTTCAAGTTGCGAATTACCATGGGATCACAATGAGACCAACACTGCTCATTAAATCTAATTATGACGATCAACTGCCTTGGGCCGCGTCTTTTACCAAATTACAAGTGTTTGTGCAGGATGATTTTGATCGTATTGTTTACATTGATGCCGATTCCATGTTTGTCAATTCATCGTTTGTGGCAGGCGGAAAAGCAATTAATAAAATGAATGGAGTGAGCCACATTGATGAACTATTTAAAATTCCACAAGAATTTGACGTGGCTCTACCTCAAGCATATTGGTTGAATCATATTGTTGAGGGTAAGAGCCCACCTAAATATACTCAGCCAGTAATAGAGATTCCCACCAAGAGGACACACAAGCTCCAAATGCGGAAACTAGTCAATGAGTTGAACAAGAGTCAAGATTGGCGCATATTGCCACTGTTGGTGTATGAAGATcacaaatttgaaaatttcaatGACTTTTTTGCCAACCACGTTATGGTTATTAAACCATCAAAAGATGTTTATAATGAGCTTTTAAAGTACGTTTTCAACCCTTGGTATTGGTCTCTAACAAACCGCAAGAATGTGAAGAAGTCATCGGACTACGATATGGAGATTTTAAACAAATACTTGGATACAAAATTGCGCAAAGGTGCTATAAATGTGGGAATCTTGCCGCATAGAGTGTATGGAGTATTAACTGGCGAGTTTGGAGAGGAGTGGCATGCACGATTCATTACAGAACCGCAATACCTTCCATTTGTTAAGAAACGATCCAACAAAGGGTGGGATCCAGTCTCCATATTTAGCAAAGTGAAATTGGTTCATTTTTCAGATAGTCCAATACCAAAGCCATGGGAAGAGGAACGAGAAAATGCCAATCAAGAATCTCAGGGAGGAAAATACTATGATACGAAACGTACTTTTTGCAAGACAAGTAACTTGACAGAGTACCATGAAAAATTCCCACATTTCAAACCGCGATTAGTCGAAGATTGTGTTAGCGTTGATATATGGAACTGGATAAGAAAGAAGTTTAAAGAGAGCCAAAAAGATTTGTGGTTTTGTTGA
- the MRPL10 gene encoding YmL10 (BUSCO:EOG09264A2D) codes for MIASSSLIGFSKPIMNVTKNSMRSLGYLGRLEPSEGSVKGYKRLGRGASSDKGKTSGRGQKGQKARGKVPFLFEGGQTPLYKRLPFYGFSNAHNAMDYHKVRLDKIQDYWNNGKIPLKEGETLTIKVMRDCGLITGSIKDGVKLYASKGSTFNVPLNIEASKATIPAIEQIEAANVTFTARYFTNLGLRAHLDPEKFLLRKGYVPLPARPTSQKDIQYYSDPEKRGYLAKDESILAEPLRIAREEYDNRKAKKVVSKFKSLEEQLQDASSTAFRATNRTVSVNDLN; via the coding sequence ATGATTGCCTCGAGTCTGCTTATAGGCTTTTCAAAGCCCATCATGAATGTGACTAAAAATTCCATGAGAAGTCTAGGGTACTTGGGCCGTTTAGAACCAAGCGAAGGTTCCGTCAAGGGATACAAGCGTTTAGGTCGTGGTGCTTCTTCGGACAAAGGTAAAACCTCTGGACGTGGTCAAAAGGGTCAAAAAGCTAGAGGAAAAGTgccatttttgtttgaagGTGGTCAAACACCACTTTATAAGAGACTTCCATTTTACGGATTCAGCAATGCTCATAATGCCATGGACTATCACAAGGTCAGATTAGACAAGATCCAGGATTATTGGAACAACGGGAAAATACCCCTCAAAGAGGGCGAGACTTTGACAATCAAGGTGATGAGAGATTGCGGGTTGATCACGGGGTCGATAAAGGACGGAGTTAAACTTTATGCACTGAAGGGATCCACTTTTAACGTACCATTGAATATCGAGGCATCAAAGGCAACAATTCCAGCAATCGAGCAAATAGAGGCGGCAAATGTGACATTCACTGCAAGATATTTCACGAATTTGGGACTTAGGGCCCACCTCGACCCTGAAAAGTTTTTGCTTAGAAAAGGTTATGTTCCATTACCAGCTAGACCCACATCCCAAAAAGATATTCAATACTATAGCGATCCTGAAAAAAGGGGATACTTGGCCAAGGATGAGTCTATATTAGCAGAGCCATTGAGGATTGCACGTGAAGAGTACGATAATCGTAAAGCAAAGAAAGTTGtttccaaattcaaatctCTTGAGGAGCAATTACAAGATGCCTCATCAACCGCTTTCAGGGCTACAAATAGAACAGTGAGCGTGAATGATCTTAACTAA